From the Lampris incognitus isolate fLamInc1 chromosome 10, fLamInc1.hap2, whole genome shotgun sequence genome, one window contains:
- the lfng gene encoding beta-1,3-N-acetylglucosaminyltransferase lunatic fringe — translation MLKNNGKKTVIAVVSAACVCAALLLLVAQHHRRVGLEEARPAQKGFSAYFTKLSRGRREVERPGRSAASSTDASPAEDIGSSDIFIAVKTTKKFHQLRLNLLLDTWISRNMQETFIFTDGEDEELKKKIGSHAINTNCSAAHSRQALSCKMAVEYDKFIESGKKWFCHVDDDNYVNVRALVRHLSQYPHTQDMYIGKPSLDRPIEATERLGDNKMRPVNFWFATGGAGFCVSRGLALKMSPWASGGHFMNTAEKIRLPDDCTIGYIIESVLGVPLTRSNLFHSHLENLQQVSRSEIHKQITLSYGMFENKRNIINMKGAFSVEDDPSRFRSVHCLLYPDTPWCPPQVVL, via the exons ATGTTGAAAAACAATGGAAAAAAGACAGTCATCGCCGTAGTCAGCGCGGCGTGTGTGTGCGCCGCGCTGCTGCTGCTTGTGGCGCAACATCACCGTCGCGTCGGGCTGGAGGAGGCGCGCCCGGCGCAGAAAGGCTTCTCGGCGTATTTCACCAAACTGAGCCGTGGACGGAGGGAGGTGGAGAGACCCGGACGGTCCGCGGCGTCCTCCACCGACGCCTCTCCCGCCGAGGACATCGGCTCCTCTGACATCTTCATTGCCGTGAAGACCACGAAAAAGTTTCACCAGTTGAGGCTGAACCTGCTCCTGGACACCTGGATTTCAAGGAACATGCAAGag ACCTTCATCTTCACAGATGGAGAAGATGAAGAGCTGAAGAAGAAAATTG GAAGTCACGCCATCAACACAAACTGTTCAGCAGCTCACAGCCGACAAGCTCTATCCTGCAAGATGGCAGTGGAGTACGACAAGTTCATAGAGTCTGGTAAAAA GTGGTTCTGTCATGTAGACGATGACAACTATGTGAATGTGAGGGCTCTGGTGCGGCACCTGTCCCAGtacccccacacccaggacatgTATATCGGTAAACCCAGCCTGGACCGGCCCATTGAGGCCACCGAGAGGCTGGGGGACAACAAAATG AGACCAGTAAACTTCTGGTTTGCCACAGGAGGAGCAGGTTTCTGTGTGAGTCGTGGTCTGGCATTGAAGATGAGCCCGTGGGCCAG CGGTGGCCATTTCATGAACACAGCGGAAAAGATCCGGCTGCCCGACGACTGCACCATCGGTTACATCATTGAGTCGGTGCTGGGGGTACCACTGACCCGCAGCAACCTGTTCCACTCCCACCTGGAGAACCTGCAACAAGTGTCTAGATCTGAGATTCATAAGCAG ATCACACTGAGTTATGGAATGTTTGAAAACAAGCGGAACATCATCAATATGAAAGGGGCTTTTTCTGTGGAGGATGACCCATCAAG GTTCAGGTCTGTGCACTGTCTGCTTTATCCGGACACCCCTTGGTGCCCCCCTCAGGTTGTCCTTTAG